The following are encoded in a window of Castanea sativa cultivar Marrone di Chiusa Pesio chromosome 9, ASM4071231v1 genomic DNA:
- the LOC142610892 gene encoding putative protein S-acyltransferase 1, with amino-acid sequence MGSLHEETKTNMSKNKIHSLASPSKPNSIPFSKSNPYRLYQVWKGNNKFLFGGRVVFGYDATSLFLTTFLIGAPAITFCIRTICLLIKEDDPPLKYPVLIGGLVLTVLDFTFLFMTSGRDPGIIPRNSKPPESDEYTYTPSMEWVNNKVGDIKLPRTKDVTVNGHTIKVKFCDTCLLYRPPRASHCSICNNCVQKFDHHCPWVGQCIGVRNYPFFIMFILSSTLLCVYVFAFSMVDILQQKRNLWTAMSHNILSVILLVYCFIAVWFVGGLTLFHFYLICTNQTTYENFRYHYDKKENPFTKGVIGNIKEGFFSKLPPSSINFRSWVSENGYPAKVSVSSDLDEGCNSSKEKFDIEKGNKPGEDGDDPVPYILQNLDYTGIDDNLKSQMEDGDTGSDPNSKASGQEPSHSHWTSTVGGITIDEMSQ; translated from the exons ATGGGTTCTTTGCATGAAGAAACGAAAACAAATATgagtaaaaacaaaatccaCAGCTTGGCTTCTCCCTCAAAACCCAACTCCATTCCCTTTTCTAAATCCAACCCCTACAGGCTCTACCAAGTTTGGAAGGGTAACAAT aaatttttgtttggcgGGAGAGTAGTCTTTGGTTATGATGCAACATCACTATTTTTGACTACATTTCTAATTGGAGCTCCTGCAATAACATTCTGCATAAGAACGATTTGTTTATTGATCAAAGAAGATGATCCTCCACTTAAATATCCTGTACTGATAGGCGGATTGGTTCTCACTGTTTTG GATTTTACTTTTCTCTTCATGACATCTGGTAGAGATCCAGGAATAATCCCAAGGAACTCGAAGCCACCTGAATCAGATGAATACACTTACACACCATCGATGGAGTGGGTAAATAACAAAGTTGGTGACATAAAATTACCCAGGACAAAGGATGTAACGGTCAATGGTCACACAATAAAAGTGAAGTTCTGTGACACTTGCTTGCTTTATCGTCCACCACGTGCTTCTCATTGCTCTATCTGCAATAACTGTGTGCAGAAATTTGATCACCACTGTCCATGGGTGGGTCAATGTATTGGAGTG CGTAACTATCCATTCTTCATAATGTTTATATTGTCATCAACCCTCttgtgtgtatatgtgtttgCGTTTTCTATGGTCGACATTCTTCAGCAAAAACGCAATTTGTGGACTGCAATGTCACATAATATACTATCAGTAATCCTCCTAGTATATTGCTTCATAGCTGTCTGGTTTGTTGGTGGGCTCACCCTCTTCCATTTTTATCTGATTTGCACCAACCAG ACAACTTATGAGAATTTTCGGTACCACTACGATAAGAAGGAAAACCCATTTACTAAAGGGGTAATAGGGAACATTAAAGAGGGATTCTTTTCTAAGCTCCCCCCTTCATCGATAAATTTCCGATCCTGGGTGTCTGAAAATGGGTACCCAGCAAAGGTATCTGTCAGTTCAGATCTTGATGAAGGCTGCAACAGCTCCAAAGAGAAATTTGATATCGAAAAGGGAAATAAGCCTGGCGAGGATGGTGATGACCCGGTTCCTTATATTTTACAGAATTTGGATTACACTGGTATTGATGATAATTTGAAGAGTCAGATGGAAGATGGAGATACTGGATCTGATCCAAATTCCAAAGCTTCTGGTCAAGAACCGAGTCATTCACATTGGACTTCCACTGTTGGAGGTATAACTATTGATGAGATGTCTCAGTAG